The genome window ACCGCCATTTACGACTACTGGGTCGCCTTGATCCGGTAAAAACTGAATGGTCCGCTGGGCGTGATGGTGACCGTCCCGGTGCTTGCTGGTGGAATCGTGTTACTGCCAGTGGATACCTTTGACGGATCGATGGGATCCCAGTCGGACAGATTAGTGGAACACTCGATGATCATGGGGTGGAGCGTTCCGCCTGGAGGGAGGGGAATGGTGAGTTTGCCGTCCACAGGAATAATCAGCCTGTCCGGTTGGTTTCCAAGGTCATAACCGAGCGCCCAGAGGATGCCGTTGGGGATTGTGCCGATGTCCTGGGAATCGAAGGCACCTCCCGGGGCGTTGTTTTCCTCCGTCCACTGAAGGTAGGCGGATATGTAGACGTAAACGGTGCTGGTGGCCTTGATTGTGCCGTCGAAGGTGAGTGTGGCAGTGACCTCATCATCACCCAGTGAAAAACCCAACGGGACCTGGGTCGTGGCGGTGAAGGGCATGGTCACGGTGATGTTATAGGTGATCCTCGTGCTTGTGGTTCCGTTTTCAGTGATGGTGACGGTGCCGTTTCCCGAGCCTGTCCCCGTAACGACCGTTTCGGAAAGCTGGATATCAGTCGGCGTGTTGCTTCCGGGAACGGTGACGGAGATGGTGCCTTGATCGATGGTAAAGTCGTGCTGGCTGGCATCAAAAATTCCTGTCGATGCATCGACATTACCCGGGGCGAACGGCGTGGATAGAGAAATGCCGAGGTTGGAAAGATTGAGGGTGACGTATCCCGAGACAAAATTTCCAAGTGAAAAACCAACAGGTGACGCGGTGCTGTTGCCAGGGGTGAATGTCAGCTGATTGTTGAATGCCGTGACGGGTGAGATGTCGGTTGTCGCTGTGATGTCACCCGACAGGACGGATGTCTTGCTGTCAGAGCCAAAAATAGGCACCGAGGCAGTAACTGTCATGTTGTTAAAAGAGACATCATTGACGAGGGTTAGACTGGATTCATTGGGACCGGTTTCGGCGTAGAGACGGCTGTAACAAAAAAGGACGAGTACGAGAGGTAAGGTGATTCTCATAGGAGTTTAGAGTGCAAATGCTTAAGAAACCCTAATAAAACAAGGGCCTACCTACAAGTCTCATTATTTGCAGGTTCGTTCGTTCCTGATCATAGTGTTCTTTTTTCCTAGAGAATCTGCCCTGCAACGGCGTCGACGAGTAACCGGCCGTCGTTGATGAGGCGGAGGTGGCCGTTGTGGAGTTCAGCGAGCTTGTTTTCTAACAATGCTTCGACACTGCCTACGGGTGAGTCCTGAAGGTATTGCTCTGGAAGGCCGTGGGTGGTGCGGAGCAGGAGGGCGATACGCTCGGTGCGGTAGGCATCGGCGTCGATGGTTTCCTGCTCGGATTTGGCGTGGCCGACGGTTTCGATCGCGTGGATGTAGCGTGCGGTGTCGGGGAGGTTTTTCCAGCGTGTGCCATCGACGGTGGAGACGGCGGAGGGGCCGAGGCCCAGGTAGTCGTGGCCGTGCCAGTAGGAGAGGTTGTGGAGCGATTCCTTGCCGGGGAGGGCGTAGTTGGATGTCTCGTAATGAATGAAACCGGCGTCTGTTAGTTTCCGCTGCGCCAGGGTAAACATATCCGCATTGGTGTCCTCGCATTCGGAATAGTGCCCTTTTGACAGCCGGTCGAGAAACTCGGTATCCTCCTCGTAGGTGAGGTTATAGGCGGAAATGTGGTCGGGCTCCAGAGCGATGGCGGTGTCGAGGGAATGTGACCAGTCGTCCAAGGTCTGGCCTGGCACTGAAAACATGAGATCGATGTTGATTTCCTCCATCCCGGAGGCGCGGAGAGTGTGCACGGCTTCGGAAGCCTGGTCGGGATTGTGTTCGCGACCGAGTGTTTTGAGCACGTGGGGGGAGAACGACTGGATGCCGAGCGAAGTCCGGTTCACCCCGAGGTCCTTGAACAGGGCGGCCTTGGCGTGGCCGAAGGTGGCGGGGTTCGCCTCAAGAGTGATGTGGGTGTTTTCCAACGGAAGGGTCTCGT of Akkermansiaceae bacterium contains these proteins:
- the hemW gene encoding radical SAM family heme chaperone HemW, which gives rise to MIIYIHIPFCHRICPYCSFYKHTPGDTDKRAFIQAILREAKWHERRGHDPISTLYLGGGTPSMLSPSHLTELFEGLHETLPLENTHITLEANPATFGHAKAALFKDLGVNRTSLGIQSFSPHVLKTLGREHNPDQASEAVHTLRASGMEEINIDLMFSVPGQTLDDWSHSLDTAIALEPDHISAYNLTYEEDTEFLDRLSKGHYSECEDTNADMFTLAQRKLTDAGFIHYETSNYALPGKESLHNLSYWHGHDYLGLGPSAVSTVDGTRWKNLPDTARYIHAIETVGHAKSEQETIDADAYRTERIALLLRTTHGLPEQYLQDSPVGSVEALLENKLAELHNGHLRLINDGRLLVDAVAGQIL